The Polyangium spumosum region CATTTGAAGCGCGGCCTCGCGGCCCGTCGACCGAGCGCCCATGGTCCCGAAGCTTTCGACTAAAGCCCGGCGCCGTCGAGGGCCGAGGCGAGCGAGACCATCTCGATCGCGCTCACGGCGGCCTCCCAGCCCTTGTTACCGGCCTTCGTGCCGGCCCGCTCGACCGCCTGCTCGATCGTGTCGGTCGTCAGGACGCCAAACGTCACGGGCACGCCCGTCTGCAAGGAGACCTGCGCGATCCCCTTCGTCACCTCGGACGCCACGTACTCGAAGTGCGGCGTCGAGCCGCGGATCACCGCGCCGAGCGCCACGATCGCGCTCACGCGGCTCTTCTCCGCGAGCCTCCGGACCACGACGGGGATCTCCCACGCGCCCGGCACGCGCACGATCGTCACGTCGCCGTTCGAGCCTCCGTGCCGCGTGATCGCGTCGAGCGCGCCCTCGACCAGCCGGTCGACGATGAAGTGATTGAACCGGCTCACGACGAGGGCGAACTTCGCCCCCGCCGGGACGACCAGGTGGCCCTCGACCGTGCGCGGAGTGCCGCGCTCACCGTTGGTGCTCATAGGATCCTCAAGCCTCGCCCTGCATCGACACGAGCGGCACGCGCTCGACCACCTCGAGGCCGAACCCGTCGAGCCCCGCGATCTTCGTCTGGCTGTTCGTCAAGAGCCGCAGCTTCTGGCAGCCGAGGTCCGCGAGCACCTGCGCGCCGAGCCCGAACTCGCGCAGCGCTTGTTGCGGCGCGCGCGCGTCCGGCGACGCCGCGCGCCCCTTCGTATCGAGCTCGGCCGCGAGATCGAGCCGCGGCGGGATGTAGAGCACCACGCCCTCGCCGGCCTTCTCGATCAGCGAGATCGCCTCGCGCAGGTTCGATCCCCCCTCGAACGGCGTCGAGCTGAAGAGATCGGCCACGAGCGCGCCCGCGTGCACGCGGCAGAGCACGGGCTTCGAGCCGTCCACCGTGCCCTTCACGAGCGCGAGGAACTGCCGCGCCTCGCCGATGATCTCGTAGACCGCCGCCGTCCACGTCGTGCCCGTCAGATCGAGCCGCATCTGCCGCTCCGACACGCGCCGCACGAGCCGCTCCTTCTGCAGGCGGTACTGGATGAGGTCCGCGACCGACAGGATCACGAGCTCGTGCTGCGCCGCGAACTTCTCGAGGTCCGGCATGCGCGCCATCGTGCCGTCGTCGTTCATGATCTCGCAGATCACGCCCGCGGCCCGCTGCCCCGCGAGCCGCGCGATGTCCACCGAACCCTCGGTTTGTCCGGTCCGAACAAGCACGCCGCCGCGCCGCGCGCGCAGGGGGAACACGTGCCCCGGCGTGACGAGGTCCGAAGGCCGCGCGTCCGGCTGGATCGCGACCTGGATCGTCCGCGCCCGATCGGCCGCGCTGATGCCCGTGGTCACGCCCGTGCGCGCCTCGATGCTCACGGTGAACGCCGTCCCGAGCGGAGGACCGCCGCGCCCCGGCGCGCTCATCATCGGCAGCTCCAGCCTGTCGACCTGCTCCTCCTCGAGCGTGAGGCAGATGAGGCCGCGGCCGTGCTTGGCCATGAAGTTGATCGCCTCCGGCGTCACGCGCTCGGCGGCCATGCAGAGGTCGCCCTCGTTCTCGCGGTCCTCGTCGTCGACGAGGATGACCATCCGACCGTTGCGGATCTCGTCGAGCGCGCGGTTCACGCGGCTGAGGACGGCAGAATCGATCGTCAGTCGATGCGGCATGGTGACACCGCCCTTGTCTCCCGCGTGGGAAGGGTGAACGAGCTCGTCAAACGAATCCCCCCGATCGGAGCTTCGCGAGGAGGCGGCTGTCCCTGGATTCGTCGTGGTGGTGCTCATCGTTCTCCCTGGCCTCTCCTCCCCACCCCGGCGCCTCTTCCGACGAAGGCGTAGCGCGCGCTCCGCTCGCGATCGAAAGCTGCCGCGCGACGTAGCGCGCGAGCACATCGACTTCAAGATTCACGGCCTGCCCCGGCCGAAGATCGCCGAGGTTCGTCCGCCCGAGCGTGTGCGGCACGAGCATGACCTCGAACAGCACCCGTGACGAGCGCCCCTGCCCCTGATCCGTCACGCGGTTGATCGTCAGGCTGACGCCGTCGATCGCCACCGAGCCCTTGTCGGCCAGGTACGGCGCGAGCCCGCCTTCGGCCTCGACCACGACCCGCGTCGCGTCCCCGCTCGGCGCCCGCTCGCTCACGCGCCCGATGCCATCCACGTGTCCGAGCACCATGTGCCCGCCCATCCGCCCGCCGAGCTTCATCGCCCGCTCGAGGTGCACGCGCGCGCCGACGGAGAGCGCGCCGAGCGTCGTCCGCGCGAGCGTCTCCGAGGACATGTCACACTCGAACCCGCTCGGTCGGATCCGATCCACCGTCAGGCACGCGCCGTTCACGCTGATCGACTCGCCGAGCTCGAGCGGCCCGAGCGAGCACTCGATGAACGCGCGCGCGACGGGGCTGCCGGCCCTCTGCCGGAGGATCCCGATGGTCTCGACGAGGCCCGTGAACATCCTGTCGAGCGCTTACTCTTTGTTGGCCTGCGCGGCGAGCAGCCGATCGACGATCCGCTTCGACTCCTCGCTGAGCTCCGTGAACACGACGCCCATGCCGGGCGGATCGTCGTGCACGCGAACGACCTCGCCGACGCCCTCGATCGTCTCGATGTCGTCCATGATCACGGTGAAGCGCAGGTTGACCTGGGTGCCGACCTCGAGCGGGGTCTTCGAGCGGACGAACACGCCCGTGCGGGAGATGTTCGACACGTACTCGTTGATGAACGAGTCGTAGCTCTCGAACTCCTTGTTGATCGTGACGCGCTCGTCCTTGCGCGAGGCATGTTCAACAGGAGGACGGTCGCTCTCGTTCATGCGTCACCTCATCTGCCCAGCAGGTCGAACTGTTCGAGGTGGTATTCCTTGCGCGGGACGAGCTCGATCCGTCGCGTGAACAGCCGCTCGGCCTCTTGCACGGCGACGCGCTCGTCGTTCTTCAGGAGGTCGACGATCGCCGGGTGCGCGTTGACGATCACCACGTAGCCCGGCAGGTTCATGCGCTCGCGCCGGATCTGCCGCAAGATCTCGTACGCGATGCTCTGCTTCGACTGGAGCTGCCCGGTGCCGTCGCAGTAGAAGCAAGGCTCGAGCATGATGCGCCCGAGGCTCTCCCGCGTGCGCTTGCGGGTCATCTCGATGAGGCCGAGCTCCGAGATCCGGTTGAACGTGGTCTTCGCCTTGTCCCGCGAAAGGAGCTCCTCCAGGCGCTTGCGCACCTTCTCGCGGTTGCCCGCCCGCTCCATGTCGATGAGGTCGAGGATGATGAGGCCGCCGATGTTGCGGAAGCGGAGCTGGTAGGCGATCTCCTCGACCGCCTCGAGGTTCGTCGTGAGGATCGTCTCCTCGAGATCCCTCGATCCTTTGCCCACAAACTTTCCGGTGTTCACGTCGATCGCCGTGAGCGCCTCGGCCTGGTCGATGATCAGGTGGCCGCCCGAGGTCAGCGGGACCTTGCGCGACAAGGCGCGCTGGATCTCGTCCTCGATGCCGTACGCGTCGAAGATCGGCTCCTCGCCCTCGTAGAGCTCCACGGCGTCCACGCGCTCCGGCATGAACATCTCCATGAAGCGCTTCAGCCGCACGTACTCCTCGCGGCTGTCGATCACGATCTTCTCGATGTCGTCCGTGAACAGATCCCGCGCCGTCTTCAGCACGAGATCGAGCTCCGTGTAGAGGCAGGCCGGGCCGCGCACCACGCTCTCGCGCTTCTTCACGACCTCGCCCCAGAGCCGGACGAGGTAGCCCACGTCGCTCTTGAGCTGCTTCTTCGTCAGGCCCTCGGCCACCGTGCGCACGATGAGCCCGCCCTGCGGCGGCTTCATCGACTCGATCGCCTCGCGCAGCCGCGAGCGCTCCTTCTCCGAGCCGATGCGCTTCGAGATGCCCACGTGATCGACCGTCGGCAGGTACACGACGTACCGGCCCGGCAAGGACACGTGGCTCGTCACGCGCGCGCCCTTCGTCCCGATCGGCTCCTTCGAGACCTGCACGAGGACCTCCTGGCCCTCGCGGATCACCTCGCGGATCGGCGTCGTCTTCGAGACGCGCATCGGCTCGTGATGACCACCCGCGCGCTTCGTCGTCGCCCGCTCGCCTCCGCGATCACGACCGCCGCGGCCGCCGCCATCCCGGCCGCGACCCTTCTCGCTGCGGTCCCGGCTGCGCCCTTCCTTCGGCGCCCTCGCCTCGCGCGCGGCCTCCTTGGGCGCTTCCTTCACCGGCGCCGCCGCCACGGCCGCCGTCACGGCTGCGGTTGCACGATCGCGGGTTCGTCCGGACCGACGCACGCGACCACGCTGCCCACGCCCGCGCCGCGAACGACCCCCACGCGGCTCCGTCGGCGAGACCTCGACGGCCTCGCCGCCCTCGGCCTTCACCTCGGCCGCCGGCGCCTCCGCGCCCTCGTCGGCCGCGAGAGCTTCCTCTTGCTCACCTTCGTCCGCGGACTCCGCTTCGTCCTCGGACTCCGCTTCGTCCTCGGCGCGCACCTCGTCCGAAGCGACCTCGCCGACCTCGAACGCAGGCTCGGCGGTGGCGTCTTCTTCCGCGACGGGCTCCTCCGAGCTGGGTTCGTCCGAGGCCGGCTCCTCGGCGCTCTGGGCCTCGGCGGACGGCTCTTCCTCGCCCTCTTCGTAGACCTCTTCGGCGCTCGGCGCGGCCATCACGTCGAGCGCGGTCGGCAACGAGATCGAGACGTCGCGCTCGTTGCGCACGGCCTCTTCGGCGATGTGCGCGGTGATCTCGGGCGGAGCCACGAGCGCCGGGCGCTCTTCTTCTTCGTGCGCCGAGCTGTGTGTGTGCCGACCCGCGAGATACGCGTCGAAATCGTCCGGACGGATCAGATCCTCGACGTGCAGGAAGGCCGCGCGTTCGAGGCCGATGTCGATGAACGCGGCCTGCATGCCCGGGAGAACGCGGCTGACCCTGCCGAGATAGATGTTCCCGAGGGTCCCCTTCTGCGCATCTCGCTCGATGTGCAGCTCGGCGATGATCCCGTTTTCGATGAGGGCGACTCGCGTCTCGCGGATGTCGACGTTGATGACGAGGAGATTCTTACCCATGCCCACTGGAGCGCCCTTCTTACCGCGCCGCGAGCGAAGGGTTACCACGACAAGCCCGGGCCATGAAGCCGATTGGCTCGCCTTTCGTTCAGGGATCGTCCTTCCCGACGGACCCCCGCTCCGCCGCTGCCCCCATCGGCTCGACCGAGCGCCGCCGGGGCGAGGCCGGCGCGCCTGACCGGCCTCGCGGGCCGAAGTGAGGAAGTACCGGAAAAGATGGAGGTTTCCGCCGATCTAGGGGCAGATGCTGGCGCTCGCCTCGCACGAGGCCTTGCAGGTGTCGCAGACGATGCAGGTCACGAGGGTGTTGTACCGCTCGGCGCCGAGGGGGTTCGCCGTGGCGCACGTGTTCTGGCAGCCGACGTCGTTCTTGCAGGCGGCCATGCACATGTTGAATTCGACACAGGTTTTGTCGTTGAAGCAGCCCTCGTAGGCCTCGAGGCACGGGCCCTTCACGGCGCAGTCCGTGCAGCCGCGGCTGTAATCGCCGCACGAGCCGAGCTCGTCGCAGACCTCGGGGGGCTCGATGGGGCCGGCGTCGGCCTCGTCGCCGCCACCTCCGCCGCCGCTGCCGGTGTTCCCCGAGGTCCCCAGGCCCCCGGCGCCCTGGTCTCCTCCGGAAAACCGCCCCGCTTCGTCAGCCTGCGAGCAGGCCAGGAGAAACACGAGCGCCGCCCCGAAGATGCCGTTCCGTTGCGCCATGAGTGCAACGGATCAGCGTACTTCGGGGCGGCTACACGCGAAAGGGGCACACCGCCCTACATCGGACAGACTATGTCACGGCGGGCACATGGCCGCCTGCTGCGCGCAGTCGTTGGGGCACGTGTCGCAGACGACACAATTCACGAAGGTGCCGTACGCCGCGCACTCGGGCTGGTTCGCCATGCAGCAGGTCTGGAAGCACATCTGCTGCTCGGCCGCGGGCAGCATCGTGCAGGGCGTGATGCACTGGTAGAAGGTCTGCCAGTTCGTGGTCATCTGGAACGCCCCGGCCTCGTCCTGGCAAGGACCACCGGCCGTCTGGGCACACTGCTGGCAGCCCTGGCAGTTGCCGGTGTCGTCGCAGGTCGAGCCGCCACCGCCGGCGCCGCCCATGCCTCCCGCGCCGCCCATGCCCATGCCGCCGGTGCCCGAGGCCGACGACGTGGTCTTGCCGCCTCCGCTGGCGCCGTTACCGCCCCAGTCGTCACCACCCTCGCCGCCGCTACCACCGCTACCGCTGCTGCCGCCGCTGCTACACGCCACGAGCGCCCCGAGCGACACGACCAACGCCGCGAACGTCCACTTCATCATCGGAAACCTCCAAGGACAAACGCGTCCGTACACGCGCCCCAGCGACAAGGCAACGAGATCGCGAAGCGAGCTCACTCCAGGGGGTGAATCGGCCGGGCTTTGCCCGGACGAGAGGGGGATGCGAGGCATCCCCCTCGGGACTAGAGCGGAATGTTGCCGTGTTTCTTGGGCGGGTTTTTGTCGCGCTTGTCACGAAGCAGCTCGAGCGCGCGATCGAGGCGGATGCGGAGCGTCCTCGGGTGGATCACCTCGTCGATGAAGCCGAGCTCCGCGGCCTTGTAGGGGTTCGCGAACTTCGCCTTGTACTCCTCGACGAAGCGCGCCCGCGCCGCCGCGGGATCCGCGGCCGACTGGATCTCCTTGCGGTAGACGATGTTCACCGCGCCGTCCGGCCCCATGACCGCGATCTCGGCCGTCGGGAAGGCGAGGTTGTAGTCCGCGCGGATGTGCTTCGAGGCCATCACGTCGTACGCGCCGCCGTAGGCCTTGCGCGTGATCACCGTGATCTTCGGGACCGTCGCCTCGGCGAACGCGTAGAGCAGCTTCGCCCCGTGCGTGATGATGCCGCCGTACTCCTGATCGGTGCCCGGCAAGAAGCCCGGCACGTCGACGAACGTGACGAGCGGGATGTTGAAGCAGTCGCAGAACCGCACGAAGCGCGCGCCCTTGATGCTCGCGCGGATGTCGAGGCAACCGGCGAGCACGTTCGGCTGGTTCGCCACGACGCCCACCGTCCGCCCGCCGACGCGCGCGAAGCCGCACACGATGTTCTGCGCGTACCGCTCGTGCACCTCGAAGAGGTAGCCGTCGTCGACGACCGCGCGGACGACGCTCTTGATGTCGTACGGCTTCGAAGATTCGGTCGGCACCATCGTGTCGAGCTCGGGCACCTCGCGGTCCGTCGGATCGGTCGAGGGCCTGCGCGGCGGATCCTCGGTGTTGTTCGAGGGCAGGAAGGAGACGAGCTCCCGCACGCGCGCGAGCGCCGCGCGATCGTCGGGCGCCGTCAGGTGGCAGACGCCGCTCTTCACCGCGTGCGCCGAGGCGCCGCCGAGGTCCTCCTTGGTCACGTCCTCGTTGGTCACCGTCTTGATGACCTCGGGGCCCGTGATGAACATGTAGCTCGTCCCCTCGACCATCAGGACGAAGTCCGTGATCGCCGGCGAGTACACCGCGCCGCCCGCGCACGGGCCCATGATGGCGCTGATCTGCGGCACGACGCCGCTCGCCAGGGTGTTGCGCAAGAAGATGTCCGCGTAACCCGCGAGCGACTCGACGCCCTCCTGGATACGCGCCCCGCCGGAGTCGTTGAGGCCGATCACCGGCGCGCCGATCTTCATCGCGAGGTCCATCACCTTGCAGATCTTCTGCGCGTACGCCCCGGAGAGCGAGCCGCCGATCACCGTGAAGTCCTGCGCGAAGACGCAGACCTTGCGGCCGTCGACGAGGCCCCAGCCGGTGACCACGCCGTCGCCGAGGACCTTCGTCTTCTCCATGTCGAAGTCGTTGCAACGGTGCACGACGAAGCGGTCGAGCTCGACGAACGATCCAGGGTCGAGCAAAAGCTCGACGCGCTCGCGCGCCGTGAGCTTGCCAGCCTCGTGTTGCTTGGCGATACGCGCCGCGCCGCCCCCCTCGAGGGCGCGGCGGTTCATGTCGTCGAGTCGTTCGATCGCGTCTTTCGCGCGGGAGCTCTGTTGTTCGGACATCGCGACCTCGCCCCTACCATGGGCGCGCGCGCGCCGCCTCCCCCGGCACGAGAGCGGCCGAACGGGCGTTGCGCCGCGCGCGTCGCCAAGTACGATTTCCCTGCCGAGCGAGCCCGCGCCTGCGTGGTGACGGATGTGCGACGGATGAGAAGAGGGGGGCCGCGCCCGCTCCGGCAACGAGCTCATGAAGCCTGCCCCGACCTGCGAGGCTCTAGCGTCGGCACAGCCGATCGCCAGAGGCGAAGCGCCCTCGTTCGAGGAGACGGAGGGCCACGCGCCCACGCTCCCTGACGGAGGAGATCGGTACCGCATCGTCGAGCGCCTCGGCATCGGCGGCACGGGCGTGGTCTACGCCGCCGAGGACCGCGCAGCGAGCCGCCTCGTCGCCCTCAAGACGCGGAAGCTCGACGGCGACGATCCGGACGACAGCGCCGGCTTGTTCCTCCACGAGGCCCGCGTCGCCGCGCAGCTCGAGCACCCGAACATCGTCCCCGTCTACGACGTCGGCCGCCTGCCCGACGGGCGGCCCTACTACACGATGCGCATCGTCAAGCAGCAGAGCCTGCACGACGTGCTCGCGTTGCCCGAGCTGCGCCCGAAATGGCCGCTCGCGCGCCTCGCCTCCGCGTTCGTCCAGATCTCGCGCGCCCTCGCCTACGCCCACCGCCGCGGCGTCGTGCATCGCGACATCAAGCCCGAGAACATCCTGCTCGGCGACGAGGGCGAGGTCTACCTGAGCGACTGGGGCAACGCGCGCATGCTCACGGGCATCGAGCCCACCTCGCCGCTCTCGCTGCCCGACGACGATCCCTTCTTCATCCGCGGCGAGGGCGGCTACCCGAGCGGTTTGTCCGGGACCCCGGGCTACATCGCCCCCGAGCAGATCCGCGGCGAGCGCGCGGGCATCGATCACCGCACCGACATCTTCGCGCTCGGCGTGGTGCTCTACGAGATGCTCACGGGCGAGCACCCCTTCGACGCGCCCACCGTGCTCGGCGTGATCCTCGCGACGCAGACGCGTGATCCGAAGCCGCCTCGCGCCATCAGCCCGAGCTGCCCGCTGCTGCTCGAAGACCTCTGCCTCGCCATGCTCTCGAAGGATCCGGCGAAGCGGCCCGCGTGCGCCGAGCGCGTCGCCGGCGGCGCCGAGGCCTTCCTCGAAGGCGCGAGGGAGCGAGATCGCCGGAGGGCCGAAGCGCGCTCTCTCTGCGAGCTCGCGCGCGAGCCGGCGCAACGCGACAAGGCCCTGCGCCTCGAGCGCGCGGGGCTCGACGTCGAGGCGAGGCGCCTGCTCGCGGACGTGAAGAGCTACGATCCCATCGATCGCAAGCGCCCCGCGTGGGCCGTCGAGGATCGCGCCGCCGCCGTCGAGCGCGAGCAGGCGCGCGCCATGGCCGAGGCGATCGACCTCTACACGAAGGCGCTCGCCTACGATCCCGACCTCGAAGAGGCGCGCTCCGGCCTCGCCGATCTCTACTGGGCCCGCGCCCAGGCCGCCGACGCCGAGCGACGCCACGCGAGCCGCATCTACTACGAGGCCCTCGTCTCCGAGTTCGACGTCGGCAGCTACGCCGCGCTCCTGCGCGCAGACGCCTGCCTCGCCATCGAGACGAACCCGCCCGGCGCGCGCGTGCTCGCGTATCGTTACGTCGAGAAGGATCGTGTCCTCGTCCCGAGCGAAGAGCGCTACCTCGGCCGCACCCCCGTCGCCGAGGTCCGCCTCTCGCCGGGCAGCTACCTCCTCGTCCTGCGTCGCCCGGGCTTTCGCGACGTCCGTTACCCCGTCCTGCTCCGCCGCGGCGAACGCCACGAGGCCGCCGTCAACCTCTACACCGAGGAGGAGATCGGCGAGGGCTTCGTCTACGTCCCCGGCGGCTCGTTCATCGCGGGCGGCGACGACGACGCGCCCGACTCGCTCGCGCGCACGGAGCCCGTCGTCGCCGACTTCGCCATCTCGCGTTTCCCCGTCACCTTCCGGCAGTACTGCGACTTCCTCGACCGCATCGAGGATCGCTCGCACGCCCTCGCGCTCATGCGCGCCCCGCGCGACTTCCGCGGCACCGAGGGCTACGTCGTGCGCCGCGGCGAACACGGCCAGTGGGAGCCGATCCCCGGCCTCATCGAGGGCGAGGCGCGCAAGGCCTTCCCGCACGAAGCGGGGCACCTCATGGACGTCCCCGTCCTGCTCGTCGACTGGTTCGACGCCGCTGCCTATTGCGCCTTCCACAGCGAGCGCGAGGGCTTCGAGATCCGGCTGCCCACGGAGCTCGAGTGGGAGAAGGCCGCGCGTGGCACCGACGGCCGCATCCATCCCTGGGGGGATCCTTTCGACCCCACCTTCTGCCTCATGCGCGCCTCGCGCCCCTACCTCCCGCAGCCCGAGCCCGTCGGCACCTTCCCGCTCGACGCGTCTCCGTACGGCGTGCGCGACATGGCCGGCGGCGTACGCGAGTGGGTCGGCGACGTGCACGGCGAGCGCACGTGGTCCGAGACGAGCGCCGAGCCCGAGCCCATCCCCGGCGCCGTGCGCGACGCCTCCGAGTGGCGCGTCATCCGCTCGGGCGGCTGGTCCACCACGCACGAGTACATCCGCAGCGCCGCGCGCACCCGCTTCTTCGCCCTCACCCGCGCGACGCACCTCGGCTTCCGCGTCGCGCACGACCTGCCGCGCAGGCGCTGAGGTTTTTCCTTCCGAACCCTACTTCGATCCCGCGTCGCCCGCGCCGCCGTCTGCGGCCTCTTGCCCGGGCAACGTCCACGGGTCCGCGCCTTTGCCCTCGTACGGCTTGACCCCCTCGGGCAGCTTCACCTTCCCGAGCGCCGCGTCGTCGATCTCCACGGGGAACTTCTTCCGCAGGTCGGCCTCGAGCGCCTTCTCGCGCTCCTGTATCTTCTGCTGCAGGAGCTTCACGCGGATCGACCGATCGGCCTCCTGGAGCGTCCTGCTGTGCGCCGCCGTGATCCCGTTCATCCGCACCACGTAGAACCGGCCCTCGGCCTCCACGATCTCGTCGAGCACTGAGCCCACGCTCGGGATCTTGAAGACCGCCGCGCGGATCGGCTCGGGGATCTTCGGGTTCTTGCCGCGCGGATCGTCCGGCGCGCCCACCACGCCGAGATCACCGGCGAGGTCGAGCGACGTGTTCGGATCCTTCACCTTCGGCGCCGTCATCGAGTGCTTCTGGAAGAGCTCGCCCCACTCGGCTGCTGTCTTGATCTTCGTCGCGTCCTCGAGCACGCGCGCCGCCGTCTTCCGATCCGACAGCACGATCGCCGCCACGCGACGCCGCTCCGGCTCGCGGAACTGCTCCACGTGCGCCTCGTAGTACGCGCGCACCTCGGCCGGCGGGATCTCGCCCGGCGCGGGCAGGCCTTTGCGTGCGTCGGCGAGGATCGCGTCGCGCAGGATCTGCCGGATCGCCTCCTCCGTCTCCGGCTGCTTGTCGAGCCCGCGGCGCTTGGCTTCGGCGGCGAGCAGCTCGACGTCGATGATCTCGTCGAGCAGCTCTTTTCGACGCTCCTTCGTCTGGTAGCGGAGCCTGTCGAACTGATCCATCCGCTCGAGCGTCGCGGCGAAATCGCCGAGCGTGATCACGCGGTCGCCGACCTTCGCCAGCGTACGCGTGGCTTGCTCGGGCGACAGACCTGCCGCGGGCGCCGCTGCGTCGGCAGCGGGGGGCGCCACGGCCTTGTCGTTGCAGCCCGCGGAGAGCGCGACGATTGCCGCGACGAACAGGGACGAGAGCGCGCGCCGGACCAGCATCGAGCGGCCGGTCTAGCACTTCTTCGGCGCGTCCGGGGGTTGGTTTTGCGAGGTTTTCGCGCCGCATGCCCCCACTTCTCCGGCCTTTTCCGGCCCACGGCGTGGAGCCGTCGAGCCCCTCCGGTCGGGCTCGCGGAACGACGCGTTGCGGACGAGGCGAACCGGGACTACGAGACCCGCGTGACCCGCGACGCGACCCGCCAAGACCGCGACGACTCGACCCTCCCTCCTCCGCCGAGCCCGGCTCCTGGCCTCAAGTATCGCCGCATCGTCCTCAAGATCAGCGGCGAGGCCCTGTGCGGCGAGGGCAACTTCGGCATCCACCCCGACACGCTCCAGCGCGTCGCGGCCGAGATCGCGGAGCTGTCGAGCCTCGGCGTGCAGATCGGCATCGTCGTCGGCGGCGGCAACATCTTCCGCGGCTTGAAGGGCGCGAGCCAGGGCATGGATCGCTCCCAGAGCGACTACATGGGCATGCTCGCCACGGTCATCAACTCGCTCGCGCTCCAGGACGCGCTCGAGAAACACGGCGTCCCCACGCGCGTGATGACGGCGATCGAGATCCGCCAGGTCGCCGAGCCCTACATCCGGCGCCGCGCGATGCGCCACCTGGAGAAGGGCAGCGTCGTCATCTTCGCGGCTGGCACGGGCAACCCGTTTTTCTCGACGGACACCGCCGCGGCGCTCCGGGCCATGGAGATCCAGGCGCAGGCCCTCTTCAAGGCCACCAAGGTCGAGGGCATCTACGACCGCGATCCGGCGTCCCACGCGAACGCGCAGATGTTCACGAAGCTCTCGTACGACCGCTTCCTCGTCGATCGCATCGGCGTGATGGACTCGACCGCCGTCACCCTCTGCCGCGAGAACAAGCTCCCGATTCGCGTCTTCAAGTTGACGACCCGCGGGAACATCCTGCGCGTCTGCAAAGGCGAGAACATCGGCACCGTCGTCGAGGCGTGATCCGCGCGTCCTCGACGAAACCGAGATCAGGAACGCAAGTTGCGCCGCTCCGCGAGGACGGCTAACCTCCCGGACCCCACCTATGGCACGTGTCACCGTCGAAGATTGCCTCGAGCGTGAAGAGAACCGCTTCGCCCTCGTCGTCCTGGCCTCGAACCGCACCCGGCAGCTCATGAAGGGCGCCGAGCCGCTGCTGAAGACGAGGAACAAACCTGCCGTGACGAGCTTGCGCGAGATCGCGGCGGGCAAGGTGCACTTCCACCGGAACTCCTCGGAAGTCGTGTACGAGTGGCTCCGCCACCAGCACGCCCTCGACCGCTGAGAAACACGCCGGGCAGCCCCGGACATGTCCTCTCCCCGAACGAAGAGCGCGCGCCCGCGTGCTCGGCGGGATCTCGAGCTCGAGGCAGGCACCTCGGCTCATTACGAAGACCCTGCCTACTACACGAAGACCTACCGCGCGCGGCTCGACGACGTTCGTTTTTACGCGGACTACGCGGCCGAGCGAGGCGGACCCGTCCTCGAGTACGGCTGCGGCAACGGCCGCATCACGCTCCCGATCGCGCGGCTCGGCGTCGACGTCACGGGCGTCGACCTCTCGGCCGAGATGCTCTCCGATTTGCGCGAGCGTCTGCGCGCCGAGCCCGAGGACGTCCGGGCTCGCGTCACCGTGAAGCGCGGCGACATGCGCAGAGCCCGCCTCGGCCGGCGCTTCCCGCTCGTCTTTTGCCCGTTCAACGCCTTCTTGCACCTCTACACGCGGGAGGACGTCGAGCGCTTCCTCGCGCGCGTCCGTGAGCACCTCGCGCCGCGGGGCGAGTTCGTCTTCGACGTCTCGATCCCCCAGCCCGAGGAGCTCGCGCGGGATCCGGCGCGCGCTTATGCGGCGCCGCGCTTCAACTACCCGACGCTCGACGGCAAGGGCATGCCTGTTCGGTACACCGAGCGCTTCGACTACGACCCGATCCGCCAGGTCCTCTTCGTCGCGA contains the following coding sequences:
- the pyrH gene encoding UMP kinase, which codes for MVLKISGEALCGEGNFGIHPDTLQRVAAEIAELSSLGVQIGIVVGGGNIFRGLKGASQGMDRSQSDYMGMLATVINSLALQDALEKHGVPTRVMTAIEIRQVAEPYIRRRAMRHLEKGSVVIFAAGTGNPFFSTDTAAALRAMEIQAQALFKATKVEGIYDRDPASHANAQMFTKLSYDRFLVDRIGVMDSTAVTLCRENKLPIRVFKLTTRGNILRVCKGENIGTVVEA
- a CDS encoding peptidylprolyl isomerase — protein: MLVRRALSSLFVAAIVALSAGCNDKAVAPPAADAAAPAAGLSPEQATRTLAKVGDRVITLGDFAATLERMDQFDRLRYQTKERRKELLDEIIDVELLAAEAKRRGLDKQPETEEAIRQILRDAILADARKGLPAPGEIPPAEVRAYYEAHVEQFREPERRRVAAIVLSDRKTAARVLEDATKIKTAAEWGELFQKHSMTAPKVKDPNTSLDLAGDLGVVGAPDDPRGKNPKIPEPIRAAVFKIPSVGSVLDEIVEAEGRFYVVRMNGITAAHSRTLQEADRSIRVKLLQQKIQEREKALEADLRKKFPVEIDDAALGKVKLPEGVKPYEGKGADPWTLPGQEAADGGAGDAGSK
- a CDS encoding acyl-CoA carboxylase subunit beta produces the protein MSEQQSSRAKDAIERLDDMNRRALEGGGAARIAKQHEAGKLTARERVELLLDPGSFVELDRFVVHRCNDFDMEKTKVLGDGVVTGWGLVDGRKVCVFAQDFTVIGGSLSGAYAQKICKVMDLAMKIGAPVIGLNDSGGARIQEGVESLAGYADIFLRNTLASGVVPQISAIMGPCAGGAVYSPAITDFVLMVEGTSYMFITGPEVIKTVTNEDVTKEDLGGASAHAVKSGVCHLTAPDDRAALARVRELVSFLPSNNTEDPPRRPSTDPTDREVPELDTMVPTESSKPYDIKSVVRAVVDDGYLFEVHERYAQNIVCGFARVGGRTVGVVANQPNVLAGCLDIRASIKGARFVRFCDCFNIPLVTFVDVPGFLPGTDQEYGGIITHGAKLLYAFAEATVPKITVITRKAYGGAYDVMASKHIRADYNLAFPTAEIAVMGPDGAVNIVYRKEIQSAADPAAARARFVEEYKAKFANPYKAAELGFIDEVIHPRTLRIRLDRALELLRDKRDKNPPKKHGNIPL
- a CDS encoding bifunctional serine/threonine-protein kinase/formylglycine-generating enzyme family protein, producing MKPAPTCEALASAQPIARGEAPSFEETEGHAPTLPDGGDRYRIVERLGIGGTGVVYAAEDRAASRLVALKTRKLDGDDPDDSAGLFLHEARVAAQLEHPNIVPVYDVGRLPDGRPYYTMRIVKQQSLHDVLALPELRPKWPLARLASAFVQISRALAYAHRRGVVHRDIKPENILLGDEGEVYLSDWGNARMLTGIEPTSPLSLPDDDPFFIRGEGGYPSGLSGTPGYIAPEQIRGERAGIDHRTDIFALGVVLYEMLTGEHPFDAPTVLGVILATQTRDPKPPRAISPSCPLLLEDLCLAMLSKDPAKRPACAERVAGGAEAFLEGARERDRRRAEARSLCELAREPAQRDKALRLERAGLDVEARRLLADVKSYDPIDRKRPAWAVEDRAAAVEREQARAMAEAIDLYTKALAYDPDLEEARSGLADLYWARAQAADAERRHASRIYYEALVSEFDVGSYAALLRADACLAIETNPPGARVLAYRYVEKDRVLVPSEERYLGRTPVAEVRLSPGSYLLVLRRPGFRDVRYPVLLRRGERHEAAVNLYTEEEIGEGFVYVPGGSFIAGGDDDAPDSLARTEPVVADFAISRFPVTFRQYCDFLDRIEDRSHALALMRAPRDFRGTEGYVVRRGEHGQWEPIPGLIEGEARKAFPHEAGHLMDVPVLLVDWFDAAAYCAFHSEREGFEIRLPTELEWEKAARGTDGRIHPWGDPFDPTFCLMRASRPYLPQPEPVGTFPLDASPYGVRDMAGGVREWVGDVHGERTWSETSAEPEPIPGAVRDASEWRVIRSGGWSTTHEYIRSAARTRFFALTRATHLGFRVAHDLPRRR
- the rpoZ gene encoding DNA-directed RNA polymerase subunit omega, which encodes MARVTVEDCLEREENRFALVVLASNRTRQLMKGAEPLLKTRNKPAVTSLREIAAGKVHFHRNSSEVVYEWLRHQHALDR